In a single window of the Leptospiraceae bacterium genome:
- a CDS encoding DUF1828 domain-containing protein produces the protein MNWMKDLMDEYYTFLKEKTIITQSTTGWVTISTPFLNMFNDSIEIYAKKDNGKILLSDDGNTLKNLDYYGVSFSRSPKRKEFLENILLNYGISIKNQELLVETNELNFPQKKLNLLSAISEANDLFSLSKQTVNSVFKDDVKSFLDEQDLIYTSHFISKGSVGLEFTFDFQIAYRKTEIVIKAFNSVNKMNLPQFLFTWEDIQKVRERLTGKKVIGLAMINDIDKEVSQEYIEALDKKNTLSILWSDRHKPQSIQKLKEAA, from the coding sequence ATGAATTGGATGAAAGATTTAATGGATGAATACTATACTTTTTTAAAAGAGAAAACTATTATTACACAATCAACTACGGGTTGGGTAACGATTAGCACTCCATTTCTAAATATGTTTAATGATTCTATAGAAATTTATGCAAAAAAAGACAATGGGAAAATCCTTTTATCAGATGATGGAAATACTTTAAAAAATTTAGATTATTACGGAGTATCGTTTTCTCGTTCTCCGAAAAGAAAAGAATTTTTAGAAAATATATTATTGAATTATGGTATTTCTATAAAAAATCAAGAATTGCTTGTTGAAACGAATGAATTAAATTTTCCACAGAAAAAATTGAATTTATTATCTGCCATATCAGAAGCGAATGATTTATTTTCTCTTAGCAAGCAAACTGTAAATTCTGTTTTTAAAGATGATGTAAAATCATTTTTGGATGAACAAGACTTAATCTATACATCCCATTTTATATCTAAGGGAAGTGTTGGTCTTGAATTTACTTTTGATTTCCAAATTGCATATCGTAAAACTGAAATTGTAATTAAAGCGTTTAATTCAGTGAATAAGATGAATTTGCCGCAATTTTTATTTACATGGGAAGATATTCAAAAAGTCAGAGAACGTTTAACGGGTAAAAAAGTGATTGGTCTTGCGATGATTAATGATATAGATAAAGAAGTAAGCCAAGAATACATAGAAGCTTTAGATAAAAAAAATACGTTAAGTATTCTTTGGAGTGATCGCCATAAACCACAAAGTATTCAGAAGTTAAAAGAAGCTGC